One segment of Cutaneotrichosporon cavernicola HIS019 DNA, chromosome: 4 DNA contains the following:
- a CDS encoding uncharacterized protein (Amino acid transporter), which yields MNHSNDNEEKGFNPYHPTQQTPLPESKYEEGSTKVSTAYNDRHDPEAPYHWVEPGTGGLGELNDLGELEGGVKRQLKQRHMAMIAIGGAIGTGLFIGSGAALSTGGPVGLWLGYCLMSTMVYSMMVALGEIATLFPVAGAFTHYASRFVDPALGFAVGFNYWYSWAITLPTELVAAAIVISYWDNTTNPAVYISVCMVAIYVVNMFGARAYGEMEFWFSLIKVLAIVGLIILGIVLMCGGGPNHDAIGFRYWRNPGPFAQISIQNGSAVIGGRWGQFLAFWNVFVQAAFSFIGTEIIGTTLGEAENPRKTVPKAIRRVFFRLVFFYVLGIFVISVLVPYDEPRLLSGKSSSDATASPFVIAIENAGIKGLPSVINAVILSAAWSAGNSDLYASSRTLYALALEGMAPKFFRKCTRRGLPYWCIFATGLFGPLAYLNTGGAQANQAFDWLYNLSAITGLLCWWAILLSYLRYYYGLKKQGLTRDSPYLAPWQPWLSWYGFIWFSLIIIFCGFTVFLKGNWDTASFIASYITVLIFAVAWIGWKIAKRTKWVKLGDIDFFTGRRQLDEMEKHDNEKYKPTSRWGELASWLF from the exons ATGAACCATAGcaacgacaacgaggagaagggatTTAACCCCTACCACCCAACGCAACAGACACCCCTGCCAGAAT CAAAGTATGAGGAGGGCAGCACCAAAGTTTCGACTGCGTACAACGATCGGCATGATCCTGAAGCTCCGTATCACTGGGTGGAGCCCGGGACTGGAGGCCTGGGCGAGCTGAATGACCTTGGAGAGCTCGAAGGTGGTGTCAAGCGCCAGCTCAAGCAGCGCCACATGGCTATGATTGCCATTGGTGGTGCCATTGGAACAG GTTTGTTCATTGGATCAGGTGCGGCCCTCTCTACTGGTGGCCCGGTCGGTTTGTGGCTCGGTTACTGCCTCATGTCCACCATGGTCTACTCGATGATGGTGGCTCTTGGTGAGATCGCGACTCTCTTCCCTGTCGCGGGTGCGTTCACACACTACGCGTCTCGCTTCGTTGATCCTGCCCTCGGATTTGCGGTTGGATTCAACTACTGGTACTCGTGGGCCATCACTCTGCCTACTGAGCTTGTGGCGGCGGCCATCGTCATCTCGTACTGGGACAATACAACCAACCCCGCCGTTTACATCTCCGTGTGTATGGTCGCCATCTATGTGGTCAACATGTTCGGAGCGAGGGCATATGGAGAGATGGAATT TTGGTTCTCCCTCATCAAGGTTCTCGCGATTGTTGGCCTCATTATCCTGGGTATCGTCCTCAtgtgtggtggtggacCGAACCACGACGCCATCGGCTTCAGGTATTGGCGCAACCCAGGTCCGTTTGCCCAGATAAGTATCCAGAACGGATCGGCCGTCATCGGCGGCCGCTGGGGCCAGTTTCTCGCGTTCTGGAACGTGTTCGTGCAGGCCGCCTTCTCGTTCATCGGAACTGAGATCATCGGTACCACACTCGGTGAAGCCGAGAACCCGCGCAAGACTGTACCCAAGGCGATTCGCCGCGTCTTCTTCCGTCTCGTCTTCTTCTacgtcctcggcatctTTGTCATCTCGGTCCTCGTTCCGTACGACGAGCCGCGCCTGCTCAGCGGCAAGTCTAGCAGTGACgcgaccgcctcgccatTTGTCATCGCCATCGAGAATGCCGGTATTAAGGGCCTGCCGTCCGTCATCAACGCCGTCATCCTCTCCGCGGCCTGGTCGGCCGGAAACTCGGATCTCTACGCTTCAAGCCGTACGCTGTAtgccctcgcgctcgagggcatGGCACCCAAGTTCTTCCGCAAATGCACGCGGCGTGGGCTGCCGTACTGGTGCATCTTCGCGACCGGCCTCTTCGGCCCTCTTGCGTATCTCAACACGGGAGGAGCCCAGGCCAACCAGGCGTTTGACTGGCTTTACAACCTGAGCGCCATCACGGGTTTGCTTTGTTGGTGGGCGATCCTCCTCTCCTATCTCCGCTACTACTATGGCCTTAAGAAGCAGGGTCTCACTCGCGACTCGCCGTACCTGGCGCCCTGGCAGCCGTGGTTGTCGTGGTACGGCTTCATCTGGTTCAgcctcatcatcatcttctGCGGCTTCACCGTCTTCCTCAAGGGTAATTGGGACACGGCGAGCTTCATCGCCTCGTACATCACCGTACTAATCTTTGCCGTCGCGTGGATTGGATGGAAGATTGCCAAGCGTACAAAGTGGGTCAAGCTAGGGGACATCGACTTTTTCACTGGtcgccgccagctcgacgagatggagaagcACGACAACGAGAAATACAAGCCCACCAGCCGCTGGGGCGAGCTTGCGTCTTGGCTCTTCTAA
- a CDS encoding uncharacterized protein (biological adhesion) — MAPALSRELIAVLTSPQTTLNQAADAIEEHIMYRRAKGDTLLGVASSLHSMESRSARLAPAIRQAQYATNVPPSADLNAPVGSGSLASASTTPQAVLNYLLSSPAPSLLTARKVILEYVLNREARLREKKHGIGGKGTLGRDGFEEIGARLGEIEDGLRGTGVLVGAHAAAVPAVPDEELDDPRKMGLALILSLRMLLSYFTLPDLARQLLLQHPTDAERTLVQHIRRRLPGEGRYNVGRELEFVESLTLNRRPALRPAFRSARARTYLADRALYPISLPAPSKSACIKLLAAFIRDVDEAGPNAAQSYMQAPPLSHTFSVTGGSPRETSSSAGYRMRKATTGSPISTHTLSPGSPSRTSHLPLPHDPSPLESYALELISEFVTREKRDYMLKNKWVKTGREHLGKDIADMESILCVVGKSYPGPHAPSLMPIFLQVRRTFALPPTSLAQKIVEPFYDMLQSPPDPDSVPLREPSVSSTTASLYVNPRLPDADALDLIEELLENEREKGINADVTHEKTIAWLEGLIGQMVKRFPDGSYETVFDQARYLAAHPRVWPDAANSSANPEHPLMAGSSGGEFNHRRSKSSALPSPDTPNMPRFSQETMSSVGGHKRSASMPMGSGSVTDEGSRQSARLSSVGSETSYNHWAPIEAQRAVASPPMSPSQDVTEESLHKGAHEGVTNGIDMEGLGLLGFAASSSVTRANAPPMLNLYVPGPELDIGSSLDTPSPRQPMSGGGMSNKSGSSGNGGWWDVISPTSGSPGAPKVWEQPKSPSGRSSLSPTGLRHDLSASTASSLAPPPQAIAEEVTSTSTPPKAPLPGDSPMTPQMEARIAMLMNPEVDVDATPKAPAEMPRMQRPEMSTAAMEALAKLEGVQLHDESLAKLEGAHKTKPSAGSIAIPESKVGGQSAERAEPKANPSSSSKSFKESPPPVPKPRPPTPEDDLYARLDFVPMDYNPMHSKPVSRQAGPVWPNKMSEADRLARSNTKRSPASAKPNGGSPVWPRRKPSDAHALALQTVGESGDSSGPASAPIRSSDAPWHSEEHGSLAQSATQGKRPSPSPGSSRAALPSASGTTRRSQEAQRDSADGAKSKFGAFLNRSMTRREKENTVNSSTLLHQQSRRGTPPVANKPGQWNRDMVAGIMGPPAERRQV, encoded by the exons ATGGCGCCGGCCCTCTCTCGCGAGCTTATCGCCGTCCTCACCTCTCCACAAACAACACTAAACCAAGCCGCAGATGCCATTGAAGAGCATATCATGTACAGgcgcgccaagggcgaCACGCTGCTTGGCGTGGCCAGCAGCCTGCATAGCATGGAGAGCAGA TCCGCCCGTCTCGCCCCGGCAATCCGCCAGGCGCAGTATGCGACTAACGTCCCACCATCGGCGGACCTGAACGCGCCTGTAGGGAGCGGATCGCTTGCCAGCGCATCAACAACACCGCAGGCAGTCCTCAACTACCTCCTGTCGTCCCCAGCACCTTCCCTTCTGACAGCTCGCAAAGTGATCCTCGAGTATGTGCTTAATCGGGAAGCACGGCTGCGTGAGAAGAAGCACGGCATCGGCGGCAAGGGCACGCTTGGGCGAGACGGTTTCGAAGAGATCGGAGCCCGCCTTGGTGAAATCGAGGACGGGTTGCGCGGCACAGGTGTGCTCGTTGGTGCCCACGCCGCAGCCGTGCCTGCTGTtcccgacgaggagcttgacgacCCCCGCAAAATGGGCCTCGCCCTTATTCTCTCCCTCCGGATGCTCTTATCGTACTTTACCCTCCCTGACCTCGCGCGGCAGCTGCTACTCCAGCATCCAACGGACGCAGAACGAACATTGGTTCAGCACATCCGTCGGCGCCTTCCGGGAGAAGGGCGATACAATGTCGGGCGCGAGCTTGAGTTTGTTGAAAGTCTG ACGCTGAACCGCCGGCCTGCGCTGCGGCCCGCATTCCGctctgctcgagcgcgtacGTATCTTGCGGACCGTGCCCTATACCCGATCTCGTTGCCTGCGCCCTCCAAATCGGCGTGTatcaagctcctcgccgcgttTATTcgcgacgttgacgaggctGGCCCGAACGCTGCACAGTCGTACATGCAGGCGCCGCCCCTAAGTCACACCTTTTCTGTCACTGGCGGGTCACCCAGGGAAACCTCGTCCAGCGCCGGATACCGCATGAGGAAGGCTACGACTGGATCACCAATATCGACTCACACGTTGTCACCAGGGTCCCCATCCAGAACGTCTCATCTCCCATTGCCGCATGATCCTTCCCCACTGGAGAGCTACGCTCTTGAGCTCATCTCCGAGTTTGTGAcgcgcgagaagcgcgaTTACATGCTCAAGAACAAGTGGGTTAAGACGGGGCGTGAGCACCTCGGCAAAGACATCGCCGACATGGAGTCGATACTGTGTGTCGTGGGCAAATCGTACCCCGGTCCGCACGCACCTAGTCTCATGCCGATATTCCTCCAAGTTCGCCGAACGTTCGCGCTTCCGCCTACGTCTCTAGCGCAGAAGATCGTGGAGCCATTCTACGACATGCTCCAATCCCCTCCTGACCCAGACTCGGTTCCCCTGCGTGAGCCGAGCGTGAGTAGCACGACTGCGTCGCTCTACGTCAACCCACGTCTTCCAGACGCCGATGCTCTGGATCTCATTGAGGAACTTCTTGAGAATGAGCGGGAGAAGGGTATCAACGCCGATGTCACGCACGAGAAGACAATCGCTTGGTTGGAGGGATTGATCGGCCAGATGGTCAAGAGG TTCCCTGATGGCTCGTATGAGACTGTCTTTGACCAGGCGAGATACCTGGCGGCGCATCCTCGTGTGTGGCCTGACGCAGCCAATTCCAGTGCCAACCCCGAACACCCACTGATGGCTGGAAGCAGCGGAGGCGAGTTCAATCACCGCCGCTCCAAGTCGTCCGCCCTCCCATCGCCAGACACGCCTAACATGCCAAGGTTCAGCCAGGAGACGATGTCCAGTGTAGGTGGGCATAAGAGGTCGGCCAGCATGCCGATGGGCTCTGGCTCGGTCACGGACGAGGGCTCGCGTCAGTCGGCGAGACTGTCGTCGGTTGGCAGCGAGACCAGCTACAACCACTGGGCTCCAATAGAGGCGCAAAGGGCGGTCGCGTCGCCCCCGATGTCGCCAAGTCAGGACGTCACCGAGGAGAGCTTGCACAAAGGGGCGCACGAAGGAGTCACCAACGGCATCGATATGGAAGGGCTTGGGCTATTGGGCTTTGCTGCGTCAAGCTCGGTCACCCGCGCCAACGCTCCGCCAATGCTCAACCTGTACGTTCCTGGtcccgagctcgacatAGGGTCATCGCTGGACACTCCGTCGCCCCGACAACCGATGAGTGGCGGTGGCATGTCGAACAAGTCGGGGTCGAGCGGCAACGGCGGCTGGTGGGATGTCATCTCGCCCACTTCCGGGTCGCCGGGCGCTCCGAAGGTTTGGGAACAACCCAAGAGCCCGTCTGGACGATCCTCTCTGAGCCCAACCGGTCTAAGACACGACCTGAGTGCATCGACTGCTTCGTCATtggcgccaccgccacagGCTATAGCCGAGGAGGTGACGTCGACAAGCACACCGCCCAAAGCCCCGCTCCCTGGCGACTCGCCAATGACGCCGCAGATGGAGGCCCGCATCGCCATGTTAATGAATCCGGAGGTTGACGTCGATGCGACTCCCAAGGCGCCCGCAGAAATGCCGCGCATGCAGAGGCCGGAGATGTCGACAGCGGCCATGGAGGCACTGGCTAAACTCGAGGGCGTGCAGCTGCACGACGAGTCGTTGGCCAAGTTGGAAGGAGCGCACAAGACGAAGCCGTCTGCGGGATCAATTGCCATTCCCGAGTCGAAGGTCGGGGGCCAGAGCGCGGAGCGCGCTGAGCCGAAAGCGAacccttcttcttcgtccAAGTCGTTCAAGGAATCGCCTCCTCCGGTGCCCAAGCCCCGCCCCCCGACccccgaggacgacctctACGCGCGTCTAGACTTTGTGCCCATGGACTACAACCCGATGCACAGCAAGCCAGTGTCGCGCCAGGCTGGACCGGTGTGGCCGAACAAGATGTCGGAGGCGGACCGCCTTGCGCGCTCGAATACGAAGCGCTCGCCTGCGAGCGCAAAGCCGAACGGAGGATCGCCCGTGTGGCCGCGACGTAAGCCATCAGACGCTCACGCTCTGGCACTTCAGACCGTCGGGGAGTCTGGCGACTCGAGTGGGCCTGCTAGTGCCCCGATAAGAAGCTCAGATGCTCCCTGGCACAGTGAGGAGCACGGCTCGCTCGCACAGTCGGCAACTCAGGGCAAGCgcccctcgccgtcgccaggCAGCAGCCGGGCTGCCCTcccgagcgcgagtggtacgacgcgtcgctcgCAGGAGGCCCAACGCGACTCTGCCGACGGCGCCAAGTCCAAGTTTGGCGCGTTCCTGAACAGAAGTATGACGCGGCGTGAGAAGGAGAATACAGTCAACTCGTCGACGCTCTTGCATCAGCAGAGCCGGCGCGGTACGCCGCCCGTCGCCAACAAGCCGGGACAGTGGAACCGTGACATGGTGGCGGGTATTATGGGCCCGCCAGCCGAGCGTCGGCAGGTTTAG
- the ILV1 gene encoding uncharacterized protein (C-terminal regulatory domain of Threonine dehydratase), whose amino-acid sequence MAQSIPMPRRAPTSDNGSLSPLAKSPPSASTIEYASSAPMAKTMHAADGTEDEAIPSHLYAKLPPNFLTRGPKGDVPDYLRMILMSKVYSSPLNLVETPLMYAANLSKKLGCEIYLKREDLQPVFSFKIRGAYNMMASLSEEEKRKGVITCSAGNHAQGVALSGQKLGIKATVLMPTSTPSIKVNNVRRYGGNAVLHGDDFDAAKAECLRRSEAEGLTFIPPYDDPYVIAGQGTIAMEICRQIMDPSTVDGVFAAVGGAGLVAGIASYMKRVVGPQTAVYGVETPDGDAMDRSLKAGHRVLLPEVGPFADGTAVRIVGEEPFRVCKELLDGVVLADNDEICAAIQDVYEDTRSIPEPSGALALAGLKGYIIRNNLQGSGKTFVAVVSGGNMNFGRLRFVAERAEIGEGREVLMSFRVPEKPGSFIKLHSYLLPRAVTEFSYRYNSPDYGYIICSFYLKGSSSRTGPPTPTERQKEIKDIIADLAKLDIEAADYTENEFAKSHLRHLVGGRSTVAHERLFRFEFPERPGALGRFLSVLKPNWNISLFHYRNHGADVGKVLVGLQPPPNGGNGGSVADLNAFLAELNYPFVEETANVAYRRFLLNGTP is encoded by the exons ATGGCGCAGAG CATCCCAATgccccgccgcgcgccgacgagcgacAACGgctccctctccccgcTGGCAAAGTCCCCCCCGTCGGCCAGCACGATCGAGTACGCGTCCTCGGCTCCCATGGCCAAGACGATGCACGCTGCCGACGGGActgaggacgaggccatcccctcccacctctATGCCAAGCTCCCGCCCAACTTCCTCACCCGCGGACCGAAAGGCGACGTGCCGGATTACCTGAGAATGATCCTTATGT ccaaGGTCTATTCCTCccccctcaacctcgtcgaaACACCCCTCATGTACGCGGCCAACCTGTCCAAGAAGCTCGGATGCGAGATCTacctcaagcgcgaggacctgcagcccgtcttctccttcaAGATTCGTGGCGCGTACAACATGATGGCCTCGCTCTCagaagaggagaagcgcaagggTGTCATCACTTGCAGCGCCGGCAACCACGCGCAGGGTGTCGCACTCTCTGGCCAGAAGCTCGGCATCAAGGCGACGGTCCTGATGCCAACATCGACACCTAGCATCAAGGTCAACAATGTGCGGCGGTACGGCGGCAACGCTGTGCTGCACGGggacgactttgacgccgccaaggctgagTGTCTCCGCCgctccgaggccgaggggtTGACCTTTATCCCCCCATATGACGACCCGTACGTCATTGCGGGTCAGGGGACTATTGCGATGGAGATCTGCCGCCAGATCATGGACCCTAGCACTGTCGACGGCGTGTTTGCTGCCGTCGGTGGCGCAGGCTTAGTTGCTGGCATCGCGTCATACATGAAGCGCGTGGTGGGTCCCCAGACGGCAGTGTATGGCGTTGAGACGCCCGACGGTGACGCGATGGACCGCTCTCTCAAGGCTGGGCaccgcgtcctcctccccgaaGTAGGCCCCTTTGCCGACGGTACGGCTGTGCGCATTGTCGGTGAAGAGCCGTTCCGCGTATGCaaggagctcctcgacggcgttgTGCTGGCCGACAACGACGAGATCTGTGCCGCCATCCAGGACGTGTACGAGGACACGCGCAGCATCCCCGAGCCGTCGGgtgcgctcgccctcgccggcctcaaGGGCTACATCATCCGCAACAACCTGCAGGGTAGTGGCAAGACATTTGTCGCGGTCGTCTCTGGCGGAAACATGAACTTTGGTCGGCTTCGTTTCGTCGCTGAACGCGCCGAGATCGGTGAGGGTCGCGAGGTACTCATGTCCTTCCGCGTTCCCGAGAAGCCAGGCAGTTTTATCAAACTGCACAGCTACCTACTCCCGCGTGCAGTAACCGAGTTTTCGTACCGCTACAACTCGCCCGACTACGGCTACATCATCTGTTCGTTCTACCTGAAGGGTTCATCGAGTCGTACTGGTCCGCCAACTCCCACCGAACGCCAAaaggagatcaaggacaTCATCGCCGACCTGGCCAAACTCGACATTGAAGCCGCAGACTACACTGAAAACGAGTTTGCCAAGAGTCACCTGCGTCATCTGGTTGGCGGACGCAGCACggtcgcgcacgagcgTCTGTTCCGCTTCGAGTTCCCCGAACGTCCCGGTGCATTGGGGCGTTTCTTGAGCGTCCTCAAGCCGAATTGGAACATCTCACTCTTCCATTACCGCAACCACGGCGCTGATGTCGGTAAAGTCCTAGTTGGACTCCAGCCCCCGCCTAATGGCGGGAACGGGGGCTCGGTTGCCGACTTGAATGCGTtccttgccgagctcaactATCCGTTCGTAGAGGAGACGGCCAACGTCGCGTACCGCCGTTTCCTGCTCAACGGGACGCCTTAG
- the DCP2 gene encoding uncharacterized protein (Dcp2, box A domain) gives MQSQRELVPWTDNSAPQAQNVSLYNSYPDSPSSEPPTGEEEDADGFELSQLSLDEVLDELFIRFIHNLPERERTIDRLHWSAEEAHWFYEDYVRPSNPTLPALTQKEFTKQILELDDSYRDQYDFDEEWRSFLKYKKVVPCCGGILLNRTGDKALMVRGWKNATWGFPRGKINKNESPEACAVREVLEETGYDMAPLLQPNEFLKTFINAQDVTMYLVLGVDENTVFKTKTKKEIGKIEWVPVLDLPTWTKQRNQKPVAGGKPKRFFNVTPFVSGIKTFLKKNGITNQPRKKVRGGGVRQQGGRELQPFAFEAGPSKVLRELQPFSFNEAPKPIPTDQPATAMDHLFDKFIINKDRNDKPAPPAQTAEDQNDDDVLARLLGNIGPVSHTPPTHTAGPYASPTNVAAAHAGPFLPPHDTKQAKLLQVIQHSPQPAPPSSPPNQQRSAHQNSLLAVLGSPTKPVPALVSAYTPQPSVLSDDEERAQRQRALLESTLLGYPPSPLSALGHSRGASHGPSPFGPSPIPQSWSPYPPSQPSEQSPFQPSQPPQTQSAQPPPVPQVRPQQYEYAAQPNQQPPSPPRQVPQNEHQRNLLGTLFGKTPQAPAQDPVPTNYGQPTHVPAPPHYASARPAGQPPAPTSYGQQSQPPAPASYGQQSQPPAPTSYGQQSQAPAQAGYSQPGQQPNPAYVQPGQQSYAQYGQPGPQPNCNFSQASQPPAPVNYGQQSQQPNANFISAQRGAPPPGYYGHQRQLSGGLPGQPGQGRPIGAPIGLPGQPGQPLAPAGWNMQQQFQFANQGFSSQPGQPGQAPPQHQMGQGYQHYSPQQAQQGYQPQQQYQQPQQQLQQPQQPNAQTSPAMHQPIPRPPVSGSLLGLAAGR, from the exons ATGCAGAGCCAAAGAGAATTGGTTCCTTGGACCGACAACAGCGCCCCACAAGCGCAGAACGTGTCGCTTTATAACTCGTACCCCGACTCGCCGTCCTCTGAGCCACCAActggggaggaagaggacgctGACGGGTTTGAGCTAAGCCAGCTcagccttgacgaggtgctcgacgaACTCTTTATACGCTTCATCCATAACCTGCCTGAGAGGGAGCGGACGATCGACCGCTTACACTGGTCGGCAGAGGAGGCGCACTGGTTCTACGAGGACTACGTGCGGCCATCGAATCCAACTCTTCCAGCCCTCACCCAGAAGGAGTTTACAAAACAGatccttgagctcgacgactCGTACCGCGACCAGTATGACTTTGATGAGGAATGGAGGAGTTTCTTAAAGTACAAGAAGGTGGTGCCGTGCTGTGGCGGCATTCTGCTCAACCGCACCGGCGACAAGGCGTTAATGGTGCGAGGGTGGAAGAACGCGACCTGGGGCTTTCCACGAGGCAAGATCAACAAGAACGAGTCGCCGGAAGCTTGTGCCGTTCGCGAG GTCCTAGAGGAGACTGGCTACGACATGGCGCCCTTGTTACAGCCCAACGAGTTCCTCAAGACGTTTATCAACGCCCAGGATGTCACCATGTACCTTGTCCTCGGGGTCGACGAGAACACTGTGTTCAagacgaagacgaagaAGGAGATCGGTAAGATCGAATGGGTTCCCGTGCTCGATCTGCCGACTTGGACGAAACAGCGCAACCAGAAGCCCGTCGCTGGTGGCAAGCCCAAGCGATTCTTCAACGTCACTCCTTTCGTCAGTGGCATCAAGACGTTCCTCAAGAAGAACGGCATCACGAACCAGCCGCGAAAGAAAGTacgcggtggtggcgtgCGGCAGCAAGGCGGTCGGGAACTGCAACCGTTCGCATTCGAGGCAGGGCCATCCAAGgtcctgcgcgagctgcaaCCCTTCTCGTTCAACGAGGCGCCCAAGCCCATTCCAACTGACCAGCCCGCAACCGCGATGGATCACCTGTTTGACAAGTTCATCATCAACAAGGACCGGAACGACAAGCCAGCCCCACCGGCCCAAACGGCAGAGGACCAaaacgacgacgacgtgctcgcGCGTCTTCTGGGCAATATCGGACCTGTTTCTCACACTCCACCCACTCACACTGCAGGGCCCTATGCCTCACCCACCAATGTCGCTGCTGCACACGCCGggcccttcctccccccgCATGATACAAagcaggccaagctccTTCAAGTCATCCAGCATTCCCCACAGCCCGCTCCGCCGTCATCACCGCCAAATCAACAGCGCTCGGCACACCAGAACAGTCTACTGGCGGTGCTAGGCTCGCCGACAAAGCCCGTGCCCGCGCTGGTGTCTGCTTACACTCCACAGCCATCTGTGttgagcgacgacgaggagcgcgctcagcgccagcgcgccTTGCTCGAGAGCACGCTTCTAGGCTATCCACCTTCGCCGTTGAGCGCACTTGGGCACTCGCGCGGGGCGTCGCATGGTCCAAGCCCCTTCGGGCCCTCGCCGATACCCCAGAGCTGGTCTCCGTACCCACCCTCACAGCCCTCGGAGCAGTCTCCGTTCCAACCTTCGCAACCCCCGCAGACCCAGTCtgcgcagccgccgcccgtTCCCCAGGTCCGGCCTCAGCAGTACGAGTACGCTGCACAGCCGAATCAACAGCCGCCGTCCCCACCCCGCCAGGTGCCCCAGAACGAGCATCagcgcaacctcctcggcacACTGTTTGGGAAGACACCCCAGGCGCCGGCTCAGGACCCCGTTCCCACAAACTATGGGCAGCCGACACACGTGCCCGCCCCTCCACACTACGCCTCCGCTCGGCCCGCTGGCCAGCCTCCCGCGCCTACCAGCTACGGCCAGCAGAGCCAGCCTCCCGCGCCTGCCAGCTACGGCCAGCAGAGCCAGCCTCCCGCGCCTACCAGCTACGGTCAGCAAAGCCAGGCCCCTGCGCAAGCAGGCTACAGCCAACCTGGTCAGCAGCCCAACCCCGCCTATGTCCAGCCTGGTCAGCAGTCCTACGCCCAGTATGGTCAGCCAGGTCCCCAGCCTAACTGCAATTTCAGCCAGGCAAGTCAACCTCCCGCGCCTGTGAACTATGGCCAGCAGAGCCAGCAGCCCAATGCCAACTTTATTTcggcgcagcgcggcgccccgccgcccggCTACTACGGACACCAGCGCCAGCTGAGCGGTGGCTTGCCTGGTCAGCCAGGACAGGGCCGTCCCATTGGCGCCCCCATTGGCCTACCCGGCCAGCCAGGCCAGCCCCTCGCTCCCGCCGGCTGGAACATGCAGCAGCAATTCCAGTTTGCGAACCAAGGATTCTCTAGCCAGCCAGGTCAGCCTGGACAGGCGCCACCCCAACACCAAATGGGCCAGGGTTACCAGCACTACTCGCCTCAACAGGCTCAGCAGGGGTACCAGCCCCAACAGCAATACCAGCAgccccagcagcagctTCAACAGCCGCAACAACCGAACGCGCAGACGTCCCCGGCTATGCATCAGCCCATTCCACGTCCGCCTGTGAGTGGGTCGTTACTTGGCCTCGCGGCTGGTCGTTAG